A window of Streptomyces sp. Je 1-332 genomic DNA:
CCGTGCTGGACGCGACGCGTCAGCCGGGCCCGCAGCGAATCGGCGTCCGCCGCCAGGGTGGACCGTACGGCGGCCGGGGCGACCGCCGTGTCGACGGCGCTCATGCGGCGCTCCCTCCCTCGGTGGCGGATCTGCCTTCCATCGGGTTCTTCATCGCGACCAGCTGTTCGAGTACGTCCTTCATGCGCCGCGCGGTGGCATCGGGCTTGGCGGAGCCGACGTTGGCGGAGGCGATGACGGGGCCGATGCGCTGGGCGAGCAGGCCGGTGGAGCCCGCGAACCAGGCCGAGGGTTCGACCGCCATGTGGTCCATCGCGGAGACGTACTCGGACTGCGGCTTGAGGGCCAGGTACTTCTTGTCGTCGAGCGTCGGCAGATGGGCGGGGATGTGGCCGCCGCGTGCCCATGCGGTGGCGTTCTTGACGACGTACGCGGCCAGTTGGTGCGCGCCCTCGTTGGTGGCGCCGCCGCGCCGCGACTGGTGGGGCAGGACGAAGCAGTGCGACTCGGTGTGGGTGGCGGGCCTGCCGAAGACGGGCGGCAGGGGGGTCGCGCCGTACTTCAGCTTCGCGCCACTGAAGACGGGCACCGACCAGTTGCCCTCCCAGGTGAAGGCGGAACCGTTCACGAAGGCCTCGGCGTCCGCGATGCCGATCGCGGTGGAGAAGCCGTCGGTCAGATGCCGGCGCAGGAACTCCAGGACCTGGGTGGCCTTGTCGGTTTCGAAGGTGACGTCCCGGCCGTCGGCGCTGAGGCAGGTGCCGCCGAGCTGGGTGTAGAAGGACAGGAAGAACCACCAGGAGAAGTTCGGCTCGTCGGCCTTGATGCCGATGGTGTGGACGTCGCCCTTGACGGCTTTCTTCGCGGCCTTGAGCGCCTTGAACCACTCCTCGGGCGAGGTCACATCGGCCAGATCGCCGTCGGCGTCGAGCAGTCCCGCCTTCTGGCAGATGTCCTTGCGGTAGAAGCAGAGCTGGGCGTGGATGTCGAGGGGAAGCCCGTAGAGCTTGCCGTCGATCAGGGCGCGCTTCCACAGCACCGGGTCGAAGTCCGCTTCGCGCACACCGTACTTGGCGAGCAGCCGCACGTCCCAGGGGTCGAGAAGCTGTCCGGGAGCGAAGCCGGGAATCCGGCCCAGGTGCATCACCGCGAGGTCCGGGGCGCGATTCCCCGAGGCGGCCATCGCGAGCTTGGTGTAGTACGGGTTGCCCCACTGGAGGGTCGAGTCCTTGACGTCGGCCCGGGGGTTCGCGGCGCGGAACGCGTCAAGCATCGCGATCATGTTGGCGCCGTCGCCGCCGGAGAACAGGTTCCAGTAGCGGACCCGTACGTCCGCGTCCGACGCGATCGCGGACGCGCTGCGATTCGCGGCGGCGAGTCCGAAGCTGCCCGCGACGGCGAGCGCTCCGATGGAGCCGAGCACACCTCGTCGGCTGGGGAGGGGTGGTGACATTGCGGCTCACTTCTGTTCGATATTTCGAATGCTGCTCGCAACTTCGAACGGGACCGTAAGGTCGAACGCGGGGCCAGTCAACGGTTCGGACAGGGTCGGCGGCGAAGTCCCGTGAATTACGCGCGAGTTGTTCGAGATCGCGAACCCCGGCAGTTCACCTCGGCCACTCCTGCGCGATGCGTTGACGCGCCGCTCCCCGCTATCTAAGTTGCCGTTCGACCCACGGATCAGCGTTCGAAATATCGCACATCTGTCGCGCAAGACTGTCGCACAAGACTGGGGTACGCATGGCACGCAGACGATGGAGGCTCGGGCTCACCCTGGGGGCCCTGCTCGCCGGAACGCTCGCCGCGGGACCCACCGCCGCGGCCGAGCCCACCGACTACACCATCGACGTCGACACGGCCCGCACCGGCGCGAAGATCGACGACTCGATGTACGGCGTCTTCTACGAGGACATCAACCGCGCGGCGGACGGCGGCCTCTACGCCGAACTCGTCCAGAACCGCTCCTTCGAGTACTCCACCGCGGACAACGCGGCCTACACGCCGCTGACTTC
This region includes:
- a CDS encoding extracellular solute-binding protein → MSPPLPSRRGVLGSIGALAVAGSFGLAAANRSASAIASDADVRVRYWNLFSGGDGANMIAMLDAFRAANPRADVKDSTLQWGNPYYTKLAMAASGNRAPDLAVMHLGRIPGFAPGQLLDPWDVRLLAKYGVREADFDPVLWKRALIDGKLYGLPLDIHAQLCFYRKDICQKAGLLDADGDLADVTSPEEWFKALKAAKKAVKGDVHTIGIKADEPNFSWWFFLSFYTQLGGTCLSADGRDVTFETDKATQVLEFLRRHLTDGFSTAIGIADAEAFVNGSAFTWEGNWSVPVFSGAKLKYGATPLPPVFGRPATHTESHCFVLPHQSRRGGATNEGAHQLAAYVVKNATAWARGGHIPAHLPTLDDKKYLALKPQSEYVSAMDHMAVEPSAWFAGSTGLLAQRIGPVIASANVGSAKPDATARRMKDVLEQLVAMKNPMEGRSATEGGSAA